The sequence TCATGCCCAAATCCAAAGTTCATCAGAAATCTTGGGTCTGATTTCAATTACAAGCAACCCTCCTATGGTGATGTCGTAGCTAGCATTCCAGGTACCACTGGGATTGCCATGGTCCTGATAATGGCATTCTCATTCACACTGGCAACCCATTCATTTAGAAGGAATGTTGTGAAGTTGCACTGGCCATTCCACCATTTGGCAGGGTTTAATGCTTTTTGGTATGCACATCACTTGCTTGTCATCGTCTATGCCCTCTTGATAGTTCATGGTTACTTCCTTTTCCTGACCAAGGAGTGGTACCTGAAGACGGTAAGACTGCAAATTGCTTTAGAAGCAAGAATCCTTTTAAAGTCATTACATGCCAGAGACTGAAACacaatttctgttttgttttttttttttttaatagacaTGGATGTACATCAGTGTTCCAATGCTACTCTATGCTGGTGAAAGAATGATCACATCATTTGAAAGCAGCGATCACGTCAATATTATTAAGGTTTGTACTGTAGAATGTTGTGCACTTTAAACCAATGGAACAAACACTTATCACTAAACTAAGGATTTAAAGATTGGTATTAGATGGTTTGTCCCTGACATACCAATCCAGATCGTTCTGGATTATTCCAGATAGTTCAGGATTGTTCTGATCCAACTAGTTTGATTCGAACAATCTGATACCTATCTTTAAACCATTCTCTGACCTATACCTTGTTGATTGagtctctctttttccttctcctttttttttttttggggggggggggtgtggggggggtTGTTTTTGGGGGGAGAAGTTTCTTTTATGTCAAACTGGAATCTTCATTGTCTTGAGTTGAATCGTAAGTTGtaaaaacttgtgacatatagGATTGGTAAATCTTTTACAAGCCAGTGAGTTGGCTCAGGGATCTGTTGCATCATCCTGCAATTTGTCCTCTGATCTCACTCAGTTGCTGACATGATAACTCCGGGATCTATTAATCATGCAGTTCACCATGTAACTCAGTTAAGTAACAATCTAACTCAGCCGAGTTATCATGTGAGCTACTGATTGGTTTTAAGCATAATGCTATTATTTTCCATGATTAATGAGGTGCAAAATTTGCTACCCTCTATTTCCTCTTCAATTTGTTCTTGAACTGAAATTTAGGCGATTCAAGTATTCAAATTCTGTATCATTGCTTGGTCTAATTCAGAGATCTGTTGAATCATCTGTCTGACTCAGTTCTCTCTCAAATCCAAGTCAATTTAAGGGCTCATTAGCACTTGAAGGGACAAATCGAACTAAACCTGCTCCTTGTAAACTGCAGGCCATTATTTATTCAGGGAATGTCCTTGCACTATACATGAGCAAACCCGCAGGATTTAAGTACATGAGTGGGATGTACCTTTTCGTAAAGTGTCCAGACTTGTCACCTTTTGAATGGTAGGTATATCGTCAAAGATTATGTGATATGATCATGTGGTTAACGAAATATTTCATGCATCCAGGGGAAACTTTTCATGATCTCAGCTGTGTCTTTGATCTGTATAGGCACCCCTTCTCCATCACTTCCGCACCAGGAGATGACTACTTGAGCGTTCACATCCGAACCTTGGGAGATTGGACGACAGCACTCAGAAAAAAATTTGCACAGGTTATAGCCTTAAGCTCTATTAGTGTATGCCTTACACCATTGGATTTAATTAGGAAGGGATGTGACCTGCAATATGATCATAAGGGTAGCACTTGAAGGgacctttttttatttctctttccttctttttccattgTTACATGGATAACTGCCCTTATTTCGTTTTGAGTGATTTCTTAAATTGGTTCTAAAACCTGAAACGAGGAAAAATAATGACCTTTCGACTCCCGCTCACCCTGCAGGCCTGCGAAGAACCAGTTACTGAACAAAGGAGAGGTGGCCTAACTAGAATTGAAACAGTAACTCAACAAAGGAGGGGTGGTCTAACTAGAACGGAAACAAAAGCAGTGTCAGATTTTAATTATTCTGAGGACAGGTAGGTGGAGTTCAAGTTTAGCCACCTCTCagtgtgtatgtatgtgtgtgtgtgtgtgtttttttttgtaatttaaaatctaatatcctttttttaaattgcagATTCCCAAAAATCCTTGTCAAAGGACCTTTTGGAGCTCCAGCTCAGAGCTACAAGAAGTACGACTTTCTATTGCTCGTTGGTTTGGGTATTGGGGCAACTCCATTTATTAGCATCCTCAAGGATCTCCTGAACCATATCAAACTCAATGAAGCTAAACCAGTGAGTGTGTCTGAGCCACTGCAAAGGAGAGAGGCTGTTTGAATTAAGTGATCGGTAAAGTTTTGTTTATATTAATCTCGTTAGGGGATCTGAATCAATACAGGTAACTTCAAGCACACAAGGCAAGGAAAAGGTTCCAGAAAGGGCATACTTCTATTGGGTTACAAGGGAACAAGGTTCCTTTGAATGGTTCAAAGGAGTCATGGATGATGTTGCAGAGTATGATCAGAATGTAGGTGTTAAATATAGATGCTGCTTCTCATGAATTACCTGCCCAACTTTATTTAGTGTTGACTCCGAAGAATTCCCTGATTATTGCAGCATATCATTGAAATGCACAACTACTTGACTAGTGTGTATGAAGAAGGTGATGCACGATCTGCACTTATCGCCATGGTGCAGTCATTGCAACACGCGAAGAATGGAGTTGATATTGTCTCAGACAGTCGGGTACTTGTTACTCTCATGGAAAAAAGTACCGTAGATTCTTTGATCATTTCACTTTTCATTCTCCTTTCTAACCTGTACTTGAAACAGATAAGGACACATTTTGCTCGACCAAACTGGAAGAAGGTGTTCAGTAACTTGGCTAGTACACACAAATCTTCTAGGATAGGTAGGCCTGGTTTGGTTTCCATTCTGCATGAAAGCATCGTATATAAAAGCTCCTTAACTGAATAACAGTAATTACATTGTTTGTGCACCTTTCTTGTTACTTTCTTGTATCCCCCCGTTCCTCAGATACAATTCCATCCTTCTATGGCAAAATCTCAAtttgttgttatcaaaaaactatgaaagaactTTAAGATCTCTTGGTTTTGTGCAGGTGTTTTCTACTGTGGAGTTCCCACCGTCGGCCAACAACTGAAGAATCTTTGCCAAGAATTCAGCCACACATCCACTACCCGCTTCCATTTCCACAAGGAGAACTTCTAGGATAAAATTGTACACAGAAGAATTTCCTTCACTTTAGAATGCTCCCATACTGATCTTGTAGCCAGTGTCAtacataaataagtaaatattcAATGCAAGGGAAGACTAGAATCAGAGAAAACATACATTTTTTAGAAAATGCATACAATTCTAACTTTTCCCCTTGAGCATTCTTCTCGCAGCTGCTTTTTGAGATTAAGCTGTCGCCTAACAGAAATACAACATTACTTTCAGAAAAAGTTCTCCATATTCATTTTTGTTCTCCTGCTTTGATTCCCCAGGCCTCCTTGAATTCTTTTGCTTTTGGACTGCCACTGAAGAACAGCAAAGCTCCTCCATGGTCTTTCCTCATTCCACATTCTTACCTCGAGGTTTTCGTGATCTAGCTGCATGTTTCACCGGCTTATGAGAGGGTTTCTCACACTTCTTTAGGATCTTCAACGCCATTGTTTTCAATGGCACTGAAATTTCCAATGGCAGAAGTACCCCCTCCAATTCATGCCACTCAAGATCTTCGAAATCGCCATCTTCATATACCACTCTATACCAACCTGTTTCTCTGTCAAAATTAGTTACTGTACCAGAGTAAAATTGCTCACCAAACATTTTCCGGACTTCTCTGCCTTCCAACCATTCACCAAAACCAGTATTCTGTCTTGATTCTACATTGCTCGAAGTACCAAACTGAAGGGAAGCATTGTCACTGCAGCCCACATGTGGAACCCCATTGATGACAACGGCAGGTTCTCCCGGTACCTCAAAGACACCTGCAGATGAAGTTCCCGATTCCTCTTCTTGGCAAGTCTTCTCCATTCGTGGTGATCCCTCTCATAAAAGCTGGCTACAACACAAAAAAACTGATACAATGAATTTAATGGCTGCAAGAGTAATCCATCAAGGAATAGCAATCATATAGGAGAGATATCTCTACCCAATTCAAATACTAAGTCTAAAACCgatataaaaattatttaaaatgagAAAGGGAAATCCACTTCAATAAGTGAATTTAGTTCCACAATTACAACTAAAGGTTTAGATCTCTGTTTCAGCATCAATTTTTATCCTAAATGTGTGCAAGGCCTTGTAGCCTCGAAGGTTTTCTTCTGGTAGGAAGGTGACTTATGCTAAAGCCACATAGAAAGAAACTTCTGGGCAACTCTTGATCCACTGCCCCCTTTCCTTCTATATTTGGCTGATCTTCATTCACATCTTCAATCTGATGGGTCCCTTCCCTGGCGATTATAAAGATCCCTCTGCAATTGGAGGGCTAAAATCCTCTGGACTGAAAGAAATGCTC comes from Macadamia integrifolia cultivar HAES 741 unplaced genomic scaffold, SCU_Mint_v3 scaffold1283, whole genome shotgun sequence and encodes:
- the LOC122063281 gene encoding putative respiratory burst oxidase homolog protein H; this encodes MADSGDPVHSDSSHWKLESIAISEGMERMVDIEIQDNQVAPEPTSPPKKSFKVNKSNLKKVNQILDKAPRLGRAYSGASRGLQSLRFLDRTTTGKEGDAWKAVERRFNQLATGERLSRDSFGRCIGMGESKEFAGEVFDALARRRNVDSKNGITKDQLRAFWEDMSDRNFDSRLQIFFDMCDKNGDGKLSEDEVKEVILLSASANKLTNLKGHASTYAALIMEELDPDHLGYIEIWQLEILLRGMLNSKENEQFVKRSQTLSKTMIPKRYRTPVSKYLTMMYEFIQDNWKRIWLIVLWLILNLILFSWKFYQFKHKSAFQVMGYCVCIAKGAAETLKFNMALILLPVCRNTLTKLRSTYLGNFIPFDDNINFHKVIALGIATGTLIHASMHLACDIPRLVSCPNPKFIRNLGSDFNYKQPSYGDVVASIPGTTGIAMVLIMAFSFTLATHSFRRNVVKLHWPFHHLAGFNAFWYAHHLLVIVYALLIVHGYFLFLTKEWYLKTTWMYISVPMLLYAGERMITSFESSDHVNIIKAIIYSGNVLALYMSKPAGFKYMSGMYLFVKCPDLSPFEWHPFSITSAPGDDYLSVHIRTLGDWTTALRKKFAQACEEPVTEQRRGGLTRIETVTQQRRGGLTRTETKAVSDFNYSEDRFPKILVKGPFGAPAQSYKKYDFLLLVGLGIGATPFISILKDLLNHIKLNEAKPVTSSTQGKEKVPERAYFYWVTREQGSFEWFKGVMDDVAEYDQNHIIEMHNYLTSVYEEGDARSALIAMVQSLQHAKNGVDIVSDSRIRTHFARPNWKKVFSNLASTHKSSRIGVFYCGVPTVGQQLKNLCQEFSHTSTTRFHFHKENF
- the LOC122063282 gene encoding dirigent protein 17-like → MEKTCQEEESGTSSAGVFEVPGEPAVVINGVPHVGCSDNASLQFGTSSNVESRQNTGFGEWLEGREVRKMFGEQFYSGTVTNFDRETGWYRVVYEDGDFEDLEWHELEGVLLPLEISVPLKTMALKILKKCEKPSHKPVKHAARSRKPRGKNVE